The Leishmania panamensis strain MHOM/PA/94/PSC-1 chromosome 32 sequence genome window below encodes:
- a CDS encoding R-SNARE protein, putative (TriTrypDB/GeneDB-style sysID: LpmP.32.2290), translating to MFSQTQKAKGADSGVLFPFRVGGKSTVVMSDYHICKYDAILGVLVCIGDDANVLVLGKEMCRELLPLPCGVHWLDAFVYSGTTSFLVLSSETLLCLDYSTGVNGSGDSMLRCMEPGAPFTCLHVAQGLTCGAVGRKDGSVSYFRLDPVSDNPDERPQLRWAVTETNVLGLCLPFCKNVTGPILDTSVASRDKFFITGSLISMDSYPNNPNALIGVVGGVPGVCKWYIDEGRVSCFFDAHSIVGQPDGHLAACRVTPGGVYVAAVTMHCTKILLWNESKKRRDKVAELYWVVDLSQQISQGVPDAPSAGLADAFSYNEYRVGLNMARTSLDSFYTTNDKHSQMYMLLHGQRDILEVVIRLDDKQVMRQDAVIAHLNAYTAQHGVEAARTKGSATGSGGNGIDAGANTVENYFNVFHVEPCVLSNYWTSGLADVDLEALFVTSEDGLRPILAKRNRQTGGIESIRELRELSPQAPWYPRALLLHLPENQIRSLAEEIQRTAVTSTWEKLLRGGDTLLRHALPDVEAKEVAGSNVAHLWRQSVMVTVTDAAQAVCLSPQSNEVFSVNSQALANCVPWSTLAIGQDADGLVLEAALPSLHTVFLPTEIILRVFSTESIIMIMKYDIRRNAGSLVLNLDRAALQLDGHGVPGKRMVQQAVIVNARLEPSTVTDNVSVYKDGKCVLLLLEDSSVALVDLSGKDDNGRPFILQVPVGLLPVGSTIASLDAFWMASQTAMCNNKTGLLCLACLFMDGKGFLLWNLSEMRLITYAHPAYATFATRLMVTAAAQPLLPNLSGDIKMFEVALSISSPVQNAGEYGSLTCCDALGAALMSMSLAFGVADCAPQAWCYRQSAEVNWVALPQATSATKLLLVRFEVSGSSLEWAITVGGAAVATGNSALLGSIVHVKTTWTPGKANLTYDTDAGEMRDYEISRDDSANDHVAPAIAFVGAHEIAVVQLSAFFPATASLISTAAKVTAADAVPVATCRLDPARRLEHFSVYHGRGALIVVTRDANGWRWVNILDSRTAKPMMQSYATLDFAGEENVQVLLVEIENVLHLYFLGASSGVVGHFFVEANLGASKASGVRKHPCFCGPRYHFTPCTFRGYGRYLPPAPTLKQETGFFKRLMTLPWEEIALRLESETLRATKATGAAKMPAGNTPATATPVLTPCASSISPLSSAPPVAKPDPKREQQEPLGCANRGGGAALSTQGLTSARQPGALAPTAAASAPTSSEPPRGRYAQLKAIAERENVSLTEARRMMSENVRKLQQRGERLSEMQNKSAELAQAALTFQDLARQLKEKQRSSWL from the coding sequence ATGTTCTCGCAGACGCAGAAAGCCAAAGGCGCCGACAGTGGTgtcctttttccctttcggGTGGGCGGCAAGAGCACAGTGGTTATGTCAGACTACCACATCTGCAAGTACGACGCCATTCTCGGCGTGCTCGTGTGCATCGGCGACGACGCGAACGTCCTCGTGCTTGGCAAGGAAATGTGCCGCGAGCTGCTACCTCTGCCGTGTGGGGTGCACTGGCTAGACGCCTTTGTGTACTCCGGCACAACCAGCTTTCTGGTGCTCTCGTCAGAGACACTCTTGTGCCTGGACTACAGCACCGGCGTGAATGGGAGCGGAGACAGCATGTTGCGGTGCATGGAACCTGGTGCCCCGTTTACCTGCCTGCATGTCGCACAAGGCTTGACGTGCGGCGCGGTGGGACGCAAGGACGGGAGCGTCTCCTACTTCCGGCTCGATCCGGTCTCTGACAACCCCGATGagcggccgcagctgcggtgggcCGTGACGGAGACGAACGTGCTCGGCCTATGCCTACCCTTCTGCAAGAACGTGACTGGCCCCATCCTTGACACGAGCGTCGCCAGCCGCGACAAGTTCTTCATCACGGGCTCTCTGATCTCGATGGACTCGTACCCGAACAACCCGAACGCACTCATCGGTGTGGTGGGAGGGGTTCCTGGTGTATGCAAGTGGTACATTGATGAGGGTCGTGTGAGCTGCTTCTTCGATGCCCACAGCATCGTTGGACAACCGGACGGCCATTTGGCCGCATGTCGCGTGACGCCTGGTGGTGTgtacgtcgctgctgtcaccATGCACTGCACCAAGATCCTCCTGTGGAACGAGAGCAAGAAGCGGCGTGACAAGGTGGCCGAGCTCTACTGGGTCGTTGATCTCTCTCAGCAAATTTCGCAAGGCGTGCCAGACGCCCCGAGCGCCGGACTCGCCGACGCCTTCTCGTACAACGAGTATCGTGTTGGTCTGAATATGGCCCGCACTTCCCTCGACAGTTTCTACACCACCAACGACAAGCACAGTCAGATGTACATGCTACTGCACGGCCAGCGCGACATCCTCGAGGTGGTTATCCGGCTTGATGACAAGCAGGTGATGCGCCAGGACGCTGTCATCGCGCACCTGAACGCGTACACGGCACAGCACGGTGTGGAGGCTGCGCGTACGAAGGGGTCCGCGACTGGGTCAGGCGGCAACGGCATCGACGCCGGCGCGAACACAGTGGAGAACTACTTTAACGTCTTTCATGTGGAGCCGTGCGTGCTGTCGAACTACTGGACTAGTGGGCTAGCAGACGTTGACCTGGAAGCACTGTTTGTGACCAGCGAGGATGGCTTGCGGCCGATTCTGGCAAAGCGCAACCGTCAGACTGGTGGTATCGAAAGCATCcgtgagctgcgcgagcttAGCCCGCAGGCGCCGTGGTATCCCCGAGCGCTGCTACTGCACCTTCCCGAGAACCAGATACGCTCGCTCGCCGAGGAAATACAGCGAACGGCGGTGACCTCAACGTgggagaagctgctgcgcggtggcgacacgctcctgcgccacgcactgcctgatgtggaggcgaaggaagTGGCTGGCTCGAATGTAGCACATCTCTGGCGGCAGAGCGTTATGGTGACCGTCACGgatgcagcgcaggcggTCTGCCTGTCGCCGCAGTCCAACGAGGTCTTCAGCGTCAATTCGCAAGCCTTGGCGAACTGCGTGCCGTGGTCAACTTTGGCGATCGGCCAGGATGCCGATGGGTTAGTGTTGGAGGCGGCATTACCCTCGTTGCACACAGTGTTTCTGCCGACGGAGATAATTTTGCGCGTGTTCAGCACCGAGTCCATCATCATGATCATGAAATACGACATTCGTCGTAACGCCGGCTCGCTGGTCCTCAACCTGGACCGGGCGGCACTTCAGCTGGACGGGCACGGCGTGCCTGGAAAGCGgatggtgcagcaggcggtAATTGTTAATGCACGTCTGGAGCCGTCCACCGTGACGGACAATGTGTCTGTTTACAAGGATGGCAAgtgcgtgttgctgctgctggaggattCATCGGTTGCACTTGTCGACCTCTCGGGCAAGGATGACAATGGTCGGCCTTTCATACTTCAAGTCCCCGTCGGGCTGCTCCCGGTCGGGTCAACCATCGCCTCGCTTGACGCCTTCTGGATGGCCAGCCAGACCGCAATGTGCAACAACAAGACGGGCTTGCTCTGCCTCGCGTGCCTCTTCATGGACGGCAAAGGATTCTTGCTGTGGAACTTGAGCGAGATGCGCCTAATCACCTACGCACATCCCGCGTACGCCACGTTCGCTACGCGCCTCATGgtcactgcagcggcgcagccactgctgccgaaCCTGTCGGGTGATATCAAGATGTTCGAAGTCGCACTTTCTATTTCGTCACCCGTGCAGAATGCTGGGGAGTACGGCAGCCTTACGTGCTGCGACGCACTTGGCGCTGCTCTGATGTCGATGTCGCTTGCGTTTGGCGTCGCGGACTGCGCCCCACAGGCATGGTGCTACCGCCAGAGCGCTGAGGTCAACTGGGTGGCACTGCCGCAAGCAACGAGTGCTACAAAGCTGCTTCTGGTCCGCTTCGAGGTCTCGGGTTCGTCTCTGGAGTGGGCGATTACGGTGGGCGGTGCGGCTGTGGCGACGGGAAACAGCGCACTTCTGGGCAGCATCGTGCACGTCAAGACAACGTGGACACCAGGAAAGGCCAACCTCACGTACGACACGGATGCAGGCGAAATGCGCGACTACGAGATCAGCCGCGACGACTCCGCCAACGACCACGTCGCCCCAGCCATTGCATTTGTTGGCGCACATGAGATTGCTGTGGTGCAACTCTCTGCTTTCTTTCCCGCGACTGCATCGCTGATCtcgacagcggcgaaggTCACGGCGGCAGACGCGGTGCCGGTTGCCACGTGCAGGCTCGACCCTGCGCGCCGTCTCGAGCACTTTAGTGTCTACcacggccgcggcgcgctGATCGTGGTAACGCGCGATGCAAACGGCTGGCGGTGGGTGAACATCTTGGACAGCAGAACGGCCAAGCCGATGATGCAGTCGTACGCCACTCTTGACTTTGCTGGCGAGGAGAatgtgcaggtgctgctggtcgAGATAGAGAACGTGCTGCATCTGTACTTCCTCGGCGCTAGCAGCGGCGTGGTCGGTCACTTCTTTGTGGAGGCGAATCTGGGTGCCTCGAAAGCGAGTGGGGTGCGCAAGCACCCCTGCTTCTGCGGTCCACGCTACCACTTTACGCCATGCACCTTCCGCGGCTACGGACGCTAtctgccgccggcgccgacaCTGAAGCAAGAGACCGGCTTCTTCAAACGCCTCATGACGCTGCCGTGGGAGGAGATTGCGCTGAGGCTCGAGTCTGAGACGCTGCGTGCAACGAAAGCGACTGGAGCGGCGAAGATGCCTGCGGGCAACACCCCCGCAACAGCGACCCCTGTGCTAACACCGTGCGCAAGCTCCATCTCTCCGTTGTCAAGTGCGCCACCG